One segment of Acidovorax sp. DW039 DNA contains the following:
- a CDS encoding L,D-transpeptidase family protein, which produces MAAQTAAAPQAHSSAQGGGKNKRQVAATKPAPPPAPKPLQDGLAEARLLKVYQLAGEGRGREALAQAESLAREYPNFQLAQLAVGDLLAARIRPIKQLGDVPEPSLPYPPEVTATLDELRTESRQRVQAQRARPAANQIPAQFVELAPRYKHAIAIDASRSRLYLFENTDKGLRLVADYYASVGKSGIEKVTEGDQRTPLGVYFITSRLDPATLKDFYGAGALPINYPNPLDVVRGKTGGGIWLHGTPPDQFARAPLATDGCVALANPDLERILRTVEPRSTPVVIAKQLQWVQAQSVQAERQSFEAVLNAWRTAKSEGNMNRLLGFYAPDFQSYKKKPLTEWAAVLQAEAQALKGRTVHLKDKAYLRWTDSSDTMVVTFGEVAEGARTGPIKRQYWTRRGQQWQIFFEGVIG; this is translated from the coding sequence TTGGCTGCGCAGACTGCAGCAGCGCCCCAGGCCCATTCTTCGGCGCAAGGCGGTGGTAAAAACAAGCGGCAGGTCGCAGCCACTAAGCCCGCGCCACCCCCAGCCCCCAAGCCACTGCAAGATGGGTTGGCCGAAGCGCGGCTGCTGAAGGTGTACCAACTGGCAGGCGAAGGCCGCGGGCGTGAAGCGCTGGCCCAGGCAGAAAGCCTGGCGCGCGAGTACCCCAACTTTCAGCTGGCCCAGCTTGCCGTGGGCGACCTGCTGGCCGCCCGCATACGGCCCATCAAACAACTGGGCGATGTGCCCGAACCCTCGTTGCCCTACCCACCGGAGGTCACGGCCACGCTGGACGAACTGCGCACCGAATCCCGCCAGCGGGTGCAGGCGCAGCGCGCGCGCCCCGCAGCCAACCAGATACCTGCGCAGTTTGTGGAACTGGCTCCCCGCTACAAACATGCCATTGCCATCGACGCCTCCCGCTCGCGCCTGTACCTGTTCGAGAACACGGACAAAGGCCTCAGGCTGGTGGCGGACTACTACGCCTCTGTGGGCAAGTCGGGCATTGAGAAAGTGACCGAAGGGGACCAGCGCACCCCACTGGGCGTGTACTTCATCACCAGCAGACTCGACCCGGCCACGCTCAAGGACTTCTACGGCGCGGGGGCCTTGCCCATCAACTACCCCAACCCGCTGGATGTGGTGCGCGGCAAGACGGGGGGCGGCATCTGGCTTCACGGCACGCCCCCTGACCAGTTCGCGCGGGCCCCGCTTGCCACCGATGGTTGCGTGGCCCTGGCCAACCCGGACCTGGAGCGCATCCTGCGCACGGTGGAGCCCCGCTCCACCCCCGTCGTCATCGCCAAGCAGCTGCAGTGGGTGCAGGCCCAGAGCGTGCAGGCGGAGCGCCAGTCTTTTGAAGCCGTGCTCAACGCCTGGCGTACCGCCAAGTCGGAGGGCAACATGAACCGGCTGTTGGGCTTCTACGCGCCCGACTTCCAGAGCTACAAGAAAAAGCCGCTCACGGAATGGGCTGCTGTGCTGCAGGCCGAAGCACAGGCGCTCAAGGGGCGCACTGTCCATCTCAAGGACAAGGCCTACCTGCGCTGGACAGACTCCAGCGACACCATGGTGGTAACGTTCGGCGAAGTGGCCGAAGGTGCCCGCACAGGCCCCATCAAGCGCCAGTACTGGACACGGCGCGGCCAGCAATGGCAAATCTTTTTTGAAGGAGTGATTGGATGA
- a CDS encoding DNA-3-methyladenine glycosylase 2 family protein, with amino-acid sequence MANSGAGSAAPILSTPAYWAEACKHLVKKDRVMKRLIPQFGDAALQTRRDAFTTLARSIVGQQVSVKSAQAVWERFVALSRTLSPASVLKLKVDDMRAAGLSARKIDYLVDLALHFVNGKLHVKDWESMDDEAIIAELVDIRGIGRWTAEMFLIFYLQRPNVLPLDDPGLIAGISHNYFSGDPVSRSDAREVAEAWKPWCSVATWYIWRSLDPAPAGD; translated from the coding sequence ATAGCAAATTCGGGTGCAGGCAGTGCTGCGCCCATTTTGAGTACCCCGGCTTACTGGGCCGAAGCGTGCAAGCATCTGGTCAAGAAGGACCGGGTCATGAAGCGTCTGATCCCGCAGTTCGGCGATGCCGCGCTCCAGACCCGGCGGGACGCATTTACCACCCTGGCCCGCAGCATCGTGGGCCAGCAGGTTTCCGTCAAATCCGCACAGGCCGTGTGGGAACGTTTTGTGGCGCTCTCGCGCACCCTCAGCCCCGCCAGCGTGCTGAAGCTCAAGGTGGACGACATGCGCGCAGCCGGACTGTCTGCCCGCAAGATTGATTACCTGGTGGACTTGGCCCTGCACTTTGTCAATGGCAAATTGCATGTGAAGGACTGGGAGTCCATGGACGACGAGGCCATCATTGCGGAACTGGTGGATATCCGCGGGATTGGCCGCTGGACGGCAGAGATGTTCCTCATCTTCTATCTGCAGCGGCCCAATGTGTTGCCCCTGGACGACCCGGGGCTCATTGCGGGCATCAGCCACAACTATTTCTCGGGCGATCCTGTCAGCCGCAGCGATGCCCGTGAAGTTGCTGAGGCCTGGAAACCCTGGTGCAGTGTGGCGACTTGGTATATTTGGCGGTCATTGGACCCCGCACCTGCTGGCGATTGA
- a CDS encoding tetratricopeptide repeat protein, with amino-acid sequence MKQVRRTLPRLLRLLALTALVGTGAAYANDYADITQLLKAGKAAEALTKADQRLAANPRDPQLRFLKGVAQADSGKPADAVATFTKLTEEYPELPEPYNNLAVLYANQNQLDKARTALEMAIRTNPSYATAHENLGDIYAKLASQAYNKALQLDANNANSIKPKLALIRELFSADPAKGSKPAAVAPAAAQRPATAPAPAAAPAPSPAPAPVAAPAAAPAPAAAPTPAPAPAADTAKADTSKEAAKSNKDAKEAKDVAAAVQAWAAAWAAKDMKAYLSAYGKEFDPPGSLTRAAWEKEREARIVGKKKITVQLSDLNVSVNGSKATARFRQAYSADSLNVTSRKTLDLVESNGRWVIVRESTGG; translated from the coding sequence ATGAAGCAAGTTCGACGCACCCTTCCACGACTTCTGCGCCTGCTGGCATTGACGGCTCTCGTTGGCACGGGTGCAGCCTACGCCAATGACTATGCTGACATTACCCAGCTGCTGAAGGCAGGCAAGGCTGCGGAGGCGCTGACCAAGGCCGACCAGAGGCTGGCCGCCAACCCTCGCGATCCGCAACTGCGCTTCCTCAAGGGCGTGGCACAGGCAGACTCGGGCAAGCCCGCAGATGCCGTAGCCACCTTCACCAAGCTGACCGAGGAATACCCCGAGCTGCCCGAGCCCTACAACAATCTGGCTGTGCTCTACGCCAACCAGAACCAGCTGGACAAGGCCCGCACTGCGCTGGAAATGGCGATCCGCACCAACCCCAGCTACGCCACCGCGCATGAGAACCTGGGCGACATCTACGCCAAGCTGGCCAGCCAGGCCTACAACAAGGCCCTGCAGCTGGATGCCAACAACGCCAACTCCATCAAGCCCAAGCTGGCGCTGATCCGCGAACTCTTCTCTGCAGACCCCGCCAAGGGCAGCAAGCCTGCGGCTGTGGCCCCGGCAGCAGCACAGCGCCCGGCCACGGCTCCTGCGCCAGCAGCCGCGCCTGCGCCTAGCCCTGCCCCCGCCCCTGTTGCTGCACCAGCTGCAGCCCCTGCACCCGCGGCAGCGCCCACACCGGCCCCAGCGCCCGCTGCAGACACAGCGAAGGCCGATACGAGCAAAGAGGCAGCCAAGAGCAACAAGGACGCCAAAGAGGCGAAGGACGTGGCCGCCGCCGTGCAAGCATGGGCCGCAGCCTGGGCTGCCAAGGACATGAAGGCCTACCTGTCTGCCTACGGTAAGGAATTTGATCCACCAGGCAGCCTGACGCGTGCGGCGTGGGAGAAAGAACGCGAAGCACGCATCGTAGGCAAGAAAAAAATCACCGTTCAGCTGTCTGACCTGAATGTGTCGGTCAACGGCAGCAAAGCCACCGCGCGCTTTCGCCAGGCCTACAGCGCAGACTCCCTCAACGTGACCAGCCGCAAGACGCTGGATCTGGTCGAGAGCAATGGCCGCTGGGTCATCGTGCGCGAGTCCACCGGGGGCTGA
- the cysS gene encoding cysteine--tRNA ligase, with the protein MSLRIYNTLTRALEDFSPLEPGHVRMYVCGMTIYDLCHIGHARMMMAFDVVQRWLKASGLRVTYVRNITDIDDKIIKRALERGITIRQLTDEMIAAMHEDIGALGIEPPSVEPRATEYVPQMLSLIGQLESKGLAYRASNGDVNYSVRKFVGYGKLSGKSLDELRAGERVAVQDGKEDPLDFVLWKSAKADEPEDAKWASSFGTGRPGWHIECSAMSCATLGETFDIHGGGADLQFPHHENEIAQSEGATGKPLANFWVHNGFVRVDNEKMSKSLGNFFTIRDVLKRYDAETVRFFIVRAHYRSALNYSDAHLDDARQALKRLYTALSLVQPAVVDVDWSNAYAARFKAAMDEDFGTPEAVAVLFELAGEVNKTRSAQTAGLLKALARCLGILQGDPQAFLKAGAGLDEAAIQAQISARAEAKAAKNFAEADRIRQALLAQGIVLKDSAAGTTWEAAQ; encoded by the coding sequence ATGAGTTTGCGCATCTACAACACGCTCACGCGTGCATTGGAAGACTTTTCTCCGCTCGAACCCGGCCATGTCCGCATGTATGTATGCGGCATGACCATTTATGACCTGTGCCACATCGGCCACGCACGCATGATGATGGCGTTTGACGTGGTGCAGCGTTGGCTCAAGGCCAGTGGCCTGCGCGTGACCTACGTGCGCAACATCACCGACATTGACGACAAGATCATCAAGCGGGCGCTGGAGCGTGGCATCACCATCCGCCAGCTCACCGACGAAATGATCGCCGCCATGCATGAGGACATCGGCGCCCTGGGCATTGAGCCGCCTTCGGTAGAGCCGCGCGCGACCGAGTATGTGCCGCAAATGCTCTCGCTCATCGGCCAACTGGAGAGCAAAGGCCTGGCCTACCGCGCCAGCAATGGCGACGTGAACTATTCCGTACGCAAGTTTGTGGGCTACGGCAAGCTCTCGGGCAAGTCGCTGGATGAACTGCGCGCGGGCGAACGGGTGGCTGTGCAGGACGGCAAGGAAGACCCCCTCGATTTCGTGCTGTGGAAATCGGCCAAGGCCGATGAGCCTGAGGACGCCAAGTGGGCGAGTTCGTTTGGAACGGGCCGTCCCGGCTGGCATATCGAATGCTCTGCCATGAGCTGCGCCACCTTGGGCGAAACATTTGACATCCATGGCGGTGGGGCAGACCTGCAGTTCCCTCACCATGAGAACGAAATTGCGCAAAGCGAGGGCGCAACGGGCAAACCCCTGGCCAACTTCTGGGTGCACAACGGCTTTGTGCGGGTGGACAACGAGAAGATGAGCAAGTCGCTCGGTAACTTCTTCACCATCCGCGATGTGCTCAAGCGGTACGACGCAGAGACGGTGCGGTTCTTTATTGTGCGAGCCCACTACCGCAGTGCCCTCAATTACAGCGATGCCCACCTGGACGATGCGCGTCAAGCGCTCAAGCGGCTTTACACGGCCTTGAGCCTGGTGCAGCCAGCTGTGGTGGATGTGGACTGGTCCAACGCTTACGCGGCCCGCTTCAAGGCTGCGATGGACGAAGACTTTGGCACACCTGAAGCGGTGGCTGTGCTGTTTGAACTGGCGGGCGAAGTGAACAAGACCCGCTCTGCGCAGACCGCTGGCTTGCTGAAAGCGCTTGCCAGGTGCCTGGGTATTTTGCAGGGTGACCCTCAAGCCTTCCTGAAGGCAGGAGCCGGGCTGGATGAGGCTGCCATTCAGGCGCAGATCTCAGCCCGGGCCGAGGCCAAGGCCGCCAAGAACTTTGCCGAGGCAGACCGCATCCGTCAGGCTTTGCTGGCGCAAGGCATTGTTCTCAAGGACTCGGCCGCTGGCACCACATGGGAAGCGGCTCAGTGA
- the tilS gene encoding tRNA lysidine(34) synthetase TilS — translation MAFSGGADSTALLAACAQRWPGQVQAVHVHHGLQAAAEDFVAQCHAVCQRLDVPLAVRYVNAHAKPGQSPEDAARRARYGALDDFLASSEGRGIASVALAHHADDQVETMLLALSRGTGVAGMAGMPYRWLRGGLPWFRPLLSVPGEDLREWLKEHALGWIEDPSNSDSRYTRNRIRSQLLPALQSVFPAFRETFVRSSAHAAEADMLLRELAAEDLAHIGTPPSIQRLQQLSRQRQSNVLRHWLVSLHQTTPAAVQLAELLRQIATCTTRGHKISIKVGRGFVEREGPLLIWREA, via the coding sequence GTGGCCTTCAGCGGTGGCGCAGATTCAACAGCGCTGCTGGCTGCGTGCGCGCAGCGATGGCCGGGGCAGGTTCAAGCGGTGCATGTGCATCACGGCCTGCAGGCAGCGGCAGAAGACTTTGTGGCGCAATGCCATGCTGTGTGCCAACGGCTCGATGTGCCGTTGGCAGTCCGCTATGTAAATGCCCATGCCAAGCCCGGTCAGAGTCCGGAAGACGCTGCGCGCCGGGCACGCTATGGTGCATTGGACGATTTCCTGGCTTCATCGGAGGGCCGGGGCATTGCGTCGGTGGCGTTGGCGCACCATGCTGATGATCAGGTAGAGACCATGCTCCTGGCCTTGTCCCGCGGTACGGGTGTCGCCGGTATGGCAGGGATGCCTTACCGGTGGTTGCGTGGGGGGCTCCCCTGGTTTCGTCCTTTGCTATCTGTGCCAGGAGAAGACCTGCGTGAATGGTTGAAGGAGCATGCTCTTGGCTGGATCGAAGACCCCAGCAACAGTGATTCGCGCTATACCCGCAACAGAATTCGCAGTCAGTTGCTTCCGGCGCTGCAGTCGGTTTTCCCTGCTTTCCGCGAAACCTTCGTTCGGTCATCGGCGCATGCTGCCGAGGCGGATATGCTGTTACGCGAACTCGCCGCAGAGGACTTGGCCCACATTGGCACCCCTCCGTCCATTCAGCGCTTGCAGCAGTTATCACGCCAGCGGCAGTCCAATGTACTGCGCCATTGGCTGGTTTCCCTGCACCAGACCACACCTGCCGCCGTACAGCTCGCAGAGTTGCTGCGCCAGATTGCGACCTGCACCACACGTGGACACAAGATAAGCATCAAAGTGGGCCGTGGATTTGTGGAGCGGGAAGGGCCGTTGTTGATCTGGCGCGAGGCGTGA
- a CDS encoding acetyl-CoA carboxylase carboxyltransferase subunit alpha: protein MAKKTFLDFEQPIAELESKIEELRYVQTESAVDISEEIDQLSKKSQQLTKDIYSELTPWQITKIARHPERPYTLDYVRDIFTDFVELHGDRHYADDLSIVGGLARFNGHACMVIGHQKGRDTKERAMRNFGMSKPEGYRKALRLMKTAEKFKLPVFTFVDTPGAYPGIDAEERGQSEAIGRNIFEMAQLEVPIITTIIGEGGSGGALAISVADQVVMLQYAVYSVISPEGCASILWKTSEKAQEAADALGITAHRLKALGLVDKIVSEPVGGAHRDHKQMSAFLKRALGDAFRQVADLKTKDLLERRYERLQSYGRFSDTKADR from the coding sequence TTGGCGAAAAAGACCTTTCTGGATTTTGAGCAGCCCATTGCCGAACTCGAATCCAAAATCGAAGAACTGCGCTACGTGCAGACCGAGAGTGCTGTCGATATCTCTGAAGAAATCGACCAGCTCAGCAAGAAAAGCCAGCAGCTCACTAAGGATATCTACAGCGAGCTGACGCCCTGGCAAATCACCAAGATTGCCCGCCATCCCGAGCGCCCCTACACGCTGGATTACGTGCGGGACATCTTCACGGATTTCGTGGAGTTGCATGGTGACCGCCACTACGCGGATGACCTTTCCATCGTGGGTGGACTGGCCCGTTTCAACGGCCACGCCTGCATGGTGATCGGGCATCAGAAAGGCCGCGATACCAAAGAGCGCGCCATGCGCAACTTTGGCATGAGCAAGCCGGAGGGCTACCGCAAGGCCCTGCGCCTCATGAAGACGGCTGAAAAATTCAAGCTCCCTGTCTTCACGTTTGTGGACACGCCGGGCGCCTATCCAGGCATCGACGCAGAAGAGCGGGGCCAGTCCGAGGCCATTGGCCGCAACATTTTTGAGATGGCACAGCTTGAGGTGCCCATCATCACCACCATCATTGGCGAGGGCGGCTCCGGCGGTGCCTTGGCTATCAGTGTTGCCGACCAGGTTGTGATGCTGCAGTACGCGGTGTACTCGGTGATCAGCCCTGAAGGTTGCGCGTCCATTCTGTGGAAGACCAGCGAAAAAGCCCAGGAGGCAGCCGACGCCCTGGGTATCACAGCCCACCGCCTGAAAGCTTTGGGTTTGGTGGACAAGATCGTGAGCGAGCCCGTGGGTGGCGCGCACCGCGATCACAAGCAGATGTCTGCCTTCCTCAAGCGTGCTTTGGGTGATGCATTCCGCCAAGTGGCTGATCTGAAGACCAAGGACTTGCTGGAGCGTCGTTACGAGCGGCTTCAAAGCTATGGCCGTTTTAGCGATACCAAGGCGGATCGCTGA
- a CDS encoding methyl-accepting chemotaxis protein — translation MSMMKTLKGQILAFSTLCLVVALLVLTGANYLVASSQAQDSITRQSRETAQSHAHTIEEWARSKAQIVAASVGAFDEAEPAKLLAILRDSGKFSTAYFGFADKRYVFSETRNLPAGYDPTARPWYKQAAAAGAPVVTPPYISASDGKLVVTFAVPVGTGSSLKGVAAVDVSMESVLETVAAVHPTPQSFGFMASTDGKIIAHPNAQLTLKPLTDLSADLSGDKLAAAASNNALLAVKIDERNRLLTVVPVPGTPWLLVVALDESEAMAPVRSMLTTSLLSSAVVLVIAVVLLGGVLTQRLRRLTQVRDAMREVGEGDGDLSRRIDAHGEDELAQIASSFNAFVAKLSGVLLQIRDASSSVRIASEEIASGNQDLSSRTEMAASSLEETSASMAQLTDTVQQNAEAARQANQLAVQASSVARHGGSVVSNVVSTMEKINSASRKIGDIIGVIDGIAFQTNILALNAAVEAARAGEQGRGFAVVAGEVRSLAQRSAEAAREIKTLIGSSVEQVDNGSRLVDEAGSTMTDIVNAVQRVTDIMAEITASTNEQSASISEVGQAVSHLDQMTQQNAALVEEGAAAAQSLRDQSVRLAEVVGTFKLSAEGAAVPMLSAR, via the coding sequence ATGTCCATGATGAAGACGCTGAAGGGCCAGATACTTGCCTTCTCTACCCTCTGTCTGGTTGTTGCCTTGTTGGTACTCACCGGTGCCAACTATCTTGTGGCCAGTTCGCAGGCGCAAGATTCCATCACCCGGCAAAGCCGTGAGACCGCGCAAAGCCATGCCCATACCATTGAGGAGTGGGCGCGATCCAAGGCGCAGATCGTCGCTGCTTCGGTAGGAGCATTCGATGAGGCAGAGCCTGCGAAGCTTCTGGCTATCCTGCGCGATTCGGGCAAGTTCAGTACGGCCTATTTTGGTTTTGCCGACAAGCGTTATGTTTTCTCGGAAACGCGCAATCTGCCCGCCGGTTACGACCCTACCGCTCGCCCCTGGTACAAGCAAGCTGCTGCTGCGGGAGCGCCGGTGGTGACACCTCCCTACATCTCCGCTTCTGACGGAAAACTGGTGGTGACCTTTGCTGTGCCAGTGGGCACGGGCTCCTCCCTCAAAGGGGTGGCAGCAGTGGATGTGTCCATGGAGTCGGTACTGGAAACCGTGGCGGCCGTTCATCCCACGCCCCAAAGCTTCGGCTTCATGGCATCCACAGACGGGAAAATCATTGCCCACCCCAACGCTCAGCTCACGCTGAAACCTCTGACGGACCTCTCCGCAGATTTGTCGGGCGACAAACTGGCTGCCGCCGCTTCCAACAATGCGTTGCTGGCCGTGAAGATTGATGAGCGCAATCGCCTTCTGACTGTAGTACCTGTTCCAGGCACCCCATGGCTGCTGGTGGTGGCGCTGGATGAAAGTGAGGCAATGGCCCCCGTGCGCTCCATGCTGACGACTTCTTTGCTGTCCAGTGCCGTGGTGCTCGTCATTGCTGTGGTGCTGTTGGGTGGGGTTTTGACCCAGCGGCTGCGCCGTCTCACCCAAGTGCGCGATGCCATGCGTGAAGTGGGTGAGGGCGACGGAGATCTTTCTCGCCGTATCGACGCCCATGGCGAGGATGAGTTGGCGCAGATCGCTTCCAGCTTCAATGCCTTCGTTGCGAAGCTTTCAGGAGTGCTCTTGCAAATTCGGGACGCCAGCAGTTCAGTTCGCATTGCCTCGGAAGAGATTGCGTCGGGCAACCAGGATCTGAGCAGTCGCACAGAGATGGCGGCGTCCAGTCTGGAGGAGACGTCGGCCTCCATGGCGCAGCTCACAGACACCGTGCAGCAGAATGCAGAGGCCGCTCGCCAGGCCAATCAGCTGGCGGTTCAGGCATCCTCCGTGGCGCGTCACGGCGGCTCTGTGGTGAGCAATGTGGTATCGACCATGGAGAAGATCAATTCGGCCTCCCGCAAGATCGGCGACATCATTGGCGTCATTGACGGCATAGCCTTCCAGACCAACATCCTCGCTCTGAATGCGGCGGTTGAAGCTGCCAGAGCGGGTGAGCAGGGACGAGGCTTTGCTGTGGTGGCGGGTGAGGTGCGCAGCTTGGCCCAACGCAGTGCAGAAGCCGCGCGTGAGATCAAGACATTGATCGGCTCCTCGGTTGAGCAGGTGGACAATGGCTCCCGACTGGTGGATGAGGCCGGAAGCACCATGACGGACATCGTCAATGCCGTGCAGCGTGTCACGGATATCATGGCCGAGATTACCGCCTCCACCAATGAGCAAAGCGCGAGCATCAGCGAGGTGGGCCAAGCAGTGTCGCACCTGGACCAGATGACGCAACAAAATGCCGCTTTGGTGGAAGAGGGCGCGGCCGCTGCCCAGAGTCTTCGCGACCAGTCGGTGCGTTTGGCAGAGGTGGTAGGCACTTTCAAACTTTCTGCTGAAGGTGCCGCTGTGCCCATGCTGTCCGCACGCTGA